From Osmerus mordax isolate fOsmMor3 chromosome 7, fOsmMor3.pri, whole genome shotgun sequence:
ACCTCCCAAAATCTCAATTTCGACCCAAGTTTCTCAATGACCCATCCCTTCACCTCAGTACCAccccctctatctgtctgttcACCTCACCCTCCTTTATCTTCCTCTAAATTCACATTTCTCCACCCTACACTACCATGTTTAATGGTCTCTTTGCAAAGCTCTGATGGCTTATGTACACATCTTTCCAAaggctcaggtgtgtgtgtgtgtgtgtttcagaagtGTGAGTTGTACTGGCCTCACCAGAAGGGCTCCTACGGCAGGTTTGACCTCTGTGTGACATCTGTGACGGATTGTGTTGGCTACACTGTTAGAGAATTAACACTCCAGGTGATTGATAACACTACTTTACATTGTAGCTGTTTGTGTATGTCCAGATGTAACTCATTAATTCATGTATTCATTCATCTGTTCAGCAGTGCTTTTATTACAGTTgtacataaatgtgtgtgtttgtgtatagctGGGAACAGAGTCTCGTGAGGTAAGGCATTACTGGTACTCTACCTGGCCTGACCACCAGACCCCAGAATGTTCAGCCCATCTGCTGCgattggtggaggaggtggaggactaCAAAAAGTCCCTCCCACACAGCCCTGGACCAATCATTGTCCACTGCAGGTAAGGTACCCTGTTCAgggtatatatatgtgtgtgtgtgtgtgtgtgcatgtctgtgtgtatgttaacCTGTTGTGGTCTCCTGCCCCTGCAGTGCAGGCATTGGTAGAACGGGATGCTTCATCGCCAGCTGTATCGGTTGTCAACAGCTTCGACACTCCAGGCAGGTGGACATACTAAGAATAGTATGCAGTCTACGTCTGGACAGGCAAGCACACTGCCCCCTCTCCAAACCACCTCCAACCATCACTCTCCCTGCGTTAGCAAatacttctccctccctcgctcttcctcttactatctctctcatcccatcctctctgtcccccctcttcctcacatTTCACCTCCTCTttgccacccctcctcctctccctaggGGTGGTATGGTCCAGACTACTGAGCAGTACCAGTTCCTGTATGCCACCCTGGCCCAGTACAGCACACAGATGGAGATGCAACCCACCAGACCGCAGGAGGACCAAGGGAACCCGGAGAGCCAGGGGAACAAGGAGAAtacggagaagagagagagcagaggcaaGGGAGAAGACCGGGAGAACCTGGTCATCAGGTCCAGTGATGACAACACAGCTTCAGAAACAgtatgacatcatcacacaacTCAGACATCTGGAACACTGCTCAGTGTGTGGCACAGTGACCAGCTATTCTACTGCCCAAGTCCCAGTTTTCATAAGGTTACCTGTTATcaatgttcttttctgaagcaTACATGAGGACATTGAGACAAATGTATATTTATCCTCATGGATATGTTAATTAAATTGTAATTTGTGACATTACAAATGTTTCTTCACCTTTGTGATTACATTCATGAATCCCTGGTGACAGATATCAATTTATGGTGTGTGAACACTCCCccgtttctcccctcctctctcctccttccactccatctgccctcccctcatccctcattCTGCCCTGCACTCTTCTCCttctactcctccctcctcctccacttctcctccacttcgcatccctcctcctcaccttcctaTTTGATAAAAGAATAAGACAAGCACCCCCcttgcattcaaacacacagtaaaagtTATCCTGAAATACCTAACAACACAACACTGCCACAATAATTATCCTCTGTGTGGCTGCAGTCCTGATACGGAGATGTCACAAACCTAAACACAAACAGCTTAGCGATTACAAGGGAGGTATAAACAAAATGCCAACGTTTTTtcgtttatttttttattaatgaaaaaaaagatcaaaagttattttttttttaaagatcagAGTGGGAAGTGACAGGTCCTCGCTGCAGTCAGGTCAGTGAGCAGGCGGCTCCCTCTACTGGTGAGTCGTGCAGCTACAGCAGAACACCTgggagagagctgcagagatcCTGTGGAAGAAGCCTTTAAtggacttcttcttcttctttttctgttCCTCTTCTCCTGGGACGCTGGAGGACTCTGCAAGATCTGGGCCTGGACATGGAACACCATCACACAGCAgcacatgacatcacacacaacttCAGCACTGTCCATTTAAttgctatgagtgtgtgtgtgtgtgtgtttgtgtgtgtgtgtatgtgaaatgACAGGAGAGCCAACTAAAGTGGGAAAGCCTAAATGAACAAACATCCATTCATAATCTCACTTTCACCGTTGAGGGGAGTAACTGAGTTGGTCTTttggtttttcttttttccattGGCAGACATATTCGGTGTAACCTTGGTAACAGCCTTGGTCTTCTTTCTCATCTGGGATGGAAGTGAGAGTAAAGAAAAACATAATTCCTTTATATTATGAAATGTTTTACATTATGTTAACAGGACATAACTACATTAACTGTAACTGTCAAATCCCCTGTGTTTGGatttgaataaataaatcaGCGAAATAATTACATCATCTGTTTACTAATCATACATAATGTATTCTACACATGCTTACGTGTAACCCATCTTATCCTTGACTCAGTTAAGGTCAGTTGTACCcaatgccagtgtgtgtggagttgtttTCAGCTTACCAATGTGAACCATCTTTGGAGGCTGGAGAGTTTGGTCTTTCCACGACAGCCCAGATTGGAATGGAAGATGGAAGAGCTGTTGAAGGTTTGGGAGGGCACAGAGGGGGATAAAACAGagttggaggatgaggaggaggagtggcaggactgggaggtggaagaggatgaggaggagctaACGTCCTCAGAGTCCTCCTCAGAAGAACTGTCGATCTTCTCCCAGGCCTTCAACAAGCCTgggtctgcagctctctgcttcCTGGAGCTCCTCAGCTCCTCTGGTGATCTGGAGAAGGGACACTCTCTGGCCTTTACCAAACCAAATCTGTCACATCTCTTTTTGACCTTTCCATCTGCTTTAATCTCCATGTGGGTCTCACTGGCCTTTCCCAAGCCAGAAGACTCCAACGCAGATCCGTCATGTAtcctcacatcctcacacaaGGAGCTGGAACTTCCACCGGCCTTTACCAAGCCAGCAGAGTTCTTAACATTCTCCTTCTCAAAATGGACGCTAAGATCGGACACGGCAGGAGCGCGCCAGTCCTCGGCGTGGCGGCAGATCACCGTGGCGATGGTCTCAGCCAGGCCACAAATGGCTCCCGCTTCTCCGtggcgagcggagcggagctGGGCCCTGCTGCTGTTAGCGCTGAGCGACAGCTTAGCGTAGGCCGCCTCCAACATGGCGTCCAGGGCGTCTGGGCCACTGTAGAAAGGGCTCTGGGGCAGGTGCTCCAGGACGAGGCTGATCCCGTCTTGGGTCTGGAGAATCCAGCCCACTTCCTGAAGTAGAGTTGCCTCTAGCTGCGAGAAGGTGGGGGCGCTGGAGGTTGAGGGGGACTCCTGGAGGGCCAGGCGGACCATCAGACCGTGCAGAAGGTCCCGCAGGGTCTGGTGGTGCAGGGCACTGGGCCCGGAGGGCATCCAGACCTTCTCCTGGATGCGAATCTCCAAGGTTTGCAGGGAGGGGGTCTCAGAGGGTCTCAGGGGCAACCAGGGAAGCACCTGGACCACCTCAGGGAGACCAGAAGCTCCATCATCTTTCCCATCTCCCTTGGGATTTATTTGCCTGGAAATGTTGATGCCTTTGGACAGACTATCTgacatttcttcttcttcatggaAATCATAAACGTAGTCAACATTGTTGTTGTCGGGGACAACGATATCAGCCTTCTCAGACTGGCCTTCTTCTAGGTTAGTGAAACCTGAACTCAACTCTGGTTCGAGATTTCGTAATGTGGCTGCAGAGGAGGAGCTGCTAAGGTTATCTATCCTGGCCATGACCTCAGCATCAAGGCctggcaca
This genomic window contains:
- the LOC136946382 gene encoding tyrosine-protein phosphatase non-receptor type 7-like, which produces MSDPAERPTPTAEDDQSASCIAVSPPRRPIRLQERRGSNVSLVLDVSSLAAVEPLCSISTPRETLLRLLKTSSRPLTHTPLQHAATVTHTLNTEYQKIPPNFVNPTELDIPGRALKDRYKSILPNPETRVTLRSHSAEEKENEGYINANYIKGYEGIHRAYIATQGPMANTVQDFWEMVWQEQSAIIVMITKLKEKNEKCELYWPHQKGSYGRFDLCVTSVTDCVGYTVRELTLQLGTESREVRHYWYSTWPDHQTPECSAHLLRLVEEVEDYKKSLPHSPGPIIVHCSAGIGRTGCFIASCIGCQQLRHSRQVDILRIVCSLRLDRGGMVQTTEQYQFLYATLAQYSTQMEMQPTRPQEDQGNPESQGNKENTEKRESRGKGEDRENLVIRSSDDNTASETV
- the LOC136946485 gene encoding uncharacterized protein — its product is MEIKADGKVKKRCDRFGLVKARECPFSRSPEELRSSRKQRAADPGLLKAWEKIDSSSEEDSEDVSSSSSSSTSQSCHSSSSSSNSVLSPSVPSQTFNSSSIFHSNLGCRGKTKLSSLQRWFTLMRKKTKAVTKVTPNMSANGKKKNQKTNSVTPLNGESPDLAESSSVPGEEEQKKKKKKSIKGFFHRISAALSQVFCCSCTTHQ